One genomic window of Nicotiana sylvestris chromosome 10, ASM39365v2, whole genome shotgun sequence includes the following:
- the LOC138879515 gene encoding uncharacterized protein: protein MEFMRSEFSQVWAAPVTDNGNNNGLIASGVTLGCLWVLQIDRKFFKSTSQAGGGVQTPAARSPEQRVHVEKVPEIILAPPAVPVQPEDGAAASEDEQRRLERFKKYDPPVFSGLASDDALGFLEECHRILRTIGISGSSGVSFTTFQLRGAAYEWWRTYELDSPDEAASLTWIQFSKLFMREFVPKSLRNVWCAEFKDLCQGIMTVSEYAIRYTRLARHAPALVFTVCKRVCRFIEGLIPSIRDASVLFDLGSTYSYVSSYFASHLGVSRDSLSFPVYVSTPVGDFLVVDHRRWLELLKDYDITILYHPGKANVVADAFSHWAESLGSLAYLPASERPMAMDIQALASQFVRLNLLDPSQVLACVVSRSSLFDRIRERQYDDSHLLVLKDKAGGGVQTPAARSPEQRVHVEKVPEIILASPAVPVQPEDGAAASEDEQRRLERFKKYDPPVFSGLASDDALGFLEECHRILRTIGISGSSGVSFTTFQLRGAAYEWWRTYELDSPDEAASLTWIQFSKLFMREFVPKSLRNVWCAEFKDLCQGIMTVSEYAIRYTRLARHAPALVFTVCKRVCRFIEGLIPSIRDASVLFDLGSTYSYVSSYFASHLGVSRDSLSFPVYVSTPVGDFLVVDHRRWLELLKDYDITILYHPGKANVVADAFSHWAESLGSLAYLPASERPMAMDIQALASQFVRLNLLDPSQVLACVVSRSSLFDRIRERQYDDSHLLVLKDKV from the exons ccacatcccaggcagggggaggagtacagactcccgctgcccgcagtcctgagcagcgagtgcatgttgagaagGTCCCAGAGATCATTCTAGCACCGCCTGCTGTGCCAGTCCAGCCCGAGGACGGGGCAGctgcttcagaggatgagcagcgaagacttgagaggtttaagaagtatgatcctccggtaTTCAGTGgactagcatcagatgatgccttgggatttctggaggagtgccaccgtatcctTCGCACTataggtatatcaggatcgagcggggtttccttcactaccttccagcttcggggagccgcctatgagtggtggcgcacctatgagttagacagtccagacgaggctgcttcactgacttggattCAGTTCTCAAAGCTGTtcatgagagagtttgttccaaAGAGCCTCAGGAACGTGTGGTGTGCAGAGTTTAAGGATTTGTGCCAGGGCattatgactgtttcagagtatgcaatccgttacaccagattggctaggcatgcaccagccttggttttcACTGTTTGCAAgagggtttgccggtttattgaggggctcattcccagcatcag agatgcatcggttctattcgatctaggatctacttattcttatgtctcttcttattttgcttcacatTTGGgggtatctcgggattctttgagtttccctgtttatgtttctactcctgtgggagattttctcgttgtggaccac aggaggtggttggagttgctaaaggactatgatatcactattttgtatcacccgggcaaggccaatgtggtggccgatgcttttagTCACTGGGCAGAGAGtttagggagtttggcttacttaccagcatcagagaggcctatggcgatggatattcaggccttagccagccagtttgtgagattgaatCTTTTGGAtcccagtcaggttctagcttgcgtggtttctcggtcttctttatttgatcgtatcagggagcgacagtatgatgactctcatttgcttgtcctcaaggacaag gcagggggaggagtacagactcccgctgcccgcagtcctgagcagcgagtgcatgttgagaagGTCCCAGAGATCATTCTAGCATCGCCTGCTGTGCCAGTCCAGCCCGAGGACGGGGCAGctgcttcagaggatgagcagcgaagacttgagaggtttaagaagtatgatcctccggtaTTCAGTGgactagcatcagatgatgccttgggatttctggaggagtgccaccgtatcctTCGCACTataggtatatcaggatcgagcggggtttccttcactaccttccagcttcggggagccgcctatgagtggtggcgcacctatgagttagacagtccagacgaggctgcttcactgacttggattCAGTTCTCAAAGCTGTtcatgagagagtttgttccaaAGAGCCTCAGGAACGTGTGGTGTGCAGAGTTTAAGGATTTGTGCCAGGGCAtcatgactgtttcagagtatgcaatccgttacaccagattggctaggcatgcaccagccttggttttcACTGTTTGCAAgagggtttgccggtttattgaggggctcattcccagcatcag agatgcatcggttctattcgatctaggatctacttattcttatgtctcttcttattttgcttcacatTTGGgggtatctcgggattctttgagtttccctgtttatgtttctactcctgtgggagattttctcgttgtggaccac aggaggtggttggagttgctaaaggactatgatatcactattttgtatcacccgggcaaggccaatgtggtggccgatgcttttagTCACTGGGCAGAGAGtttagggagtttggcttatttaccagcatcagagaggcctatggcgatggatattcaggccttagccagccagtttgtgagattgaatCTTTTGGAtcccagtcaggttctagcttgcgtggtttctcggtcttctttatttgatcgtatcagggagcgacagtatgatgactctcatttgcttgtcctcaaggacaaggtttag